One Scomber scombrus chromosome 1, fScoSco1.1, whole genome shotgun sequence DNA segment encodes these proteins:
- the ahctf1 gene encoding protein ELYS isoform X1, giving the protein MHDLTAQVTSSLLPFPGVTVDALGEDEITLDSVLHGRFTTGRGGLAWMACGPQLEVVSAVTGERLSAYCFSGGGEHLPGVLAARDFSWLKRTGLLVGLEESEGSVLCLYDLGLSRVVKAVVIPGRITAIEPLVSYGGASASTQHLHQSLRWFFGIAAVVTDLGHVLLVDLCLDDLSCSQSELEASDLQVVTKSPGEIPRLREVSNRQGRHLCLQLNGPSGVGATALQYIPRTNHLAVGFSDGYLQLWNMKSLKKEYHSQLDGGRVPVHAFTFQEPENDPRNCCYLWAVQSSQDLEGDMVSLRLLQLAFSERKCLASGKILYEGLEYCEERYSQELSGTAFPLRAQTTNTRLLSCQTIEKFRPHPDRDDSMNEVSSPDTSVSIFSWQVKAYGQGTPSTFIGVFDINRWYHAQMPDSLRTGESLHNCPYLAVWSLDPVVQMVSPHILLDVVVHERSLSRGMPLTCPPPEQYFNSTTYNFDATCLLNSGIVHLTCSGYQKETLSFLKKAAPCSSDIISTSYSRCLMSGLLSSRLADTQASSLSQEEQLDAILSTAVETSSLGLITGCIKQWTAEEQPGSALNLRYILDWAWNKVVQTKEELDGICAPLFDSSSNFTDPQTMQLLQHSQRLLGNLSTIFHCLLSEAQELTQKGLLGLINKNMVSSLISKYAEVVLWFCRTGLLPEGSDDDALQISRPFYTHSVISSYYTIRREELTRLAKSKWCADCLMIDGLVGQCGEHLTNLWKRDEGGTGQYPPPTLHALLDIYLLDSIDEAVKHAIVIYLLLDVMYSFPNKEGASVESFPTAFAIPIGLVKLVQGLWLLDHRDHQSSFERLLHPAASQCHFEWQHERVLQALMCQGQHSMALRYFHVTKSPISSTSQAKLCLSVLLHNRCLIEAWSLLRQHSNHLNMSELMGFLYESCQELGLIKELLKLPLGLAEQECLEKFLQGTGGLQNRELLMVHYLQQANYIPALQLNHSLKINLVNERDPKLKERSNTRNSILDQYGKVLPRVQRKLAMERAKPYQHPFTIHKEVSRPQPLSTITKRSTSEKVMSRAGFFNNVLTKIEEVWLGKGATPQSSPAKSSRAAEILSPSPRPSSQAPPDPFLGTPITMSSKRKSRLIDLVVHPSCLTPRPLLSPPRAPSSWVSPKSNSKALELSLLQTPQVVKRARALAASGPVFSAYNPPSILRSSLRPTPVGTPSASPGRSITPPLRSKESRITFIEEAASPEPEKDICWTNGMAADNEISLLTKGSTLSKATRKTWSLQPAEEEEDGDEEAEQPRVKFLPPEGGIPSPELRCSESESSSIHEVAEETRPSDTSQARISLSFNTSKISVQSADDTLEYYDAPLSEEQEGQEGHTVTDKEDKVVIVNFKTPTEEEEPEQTTEQTPLVTSEYLQMEGQELKGNETFEDVMEVSLEPEDINEEVQSKTEEEVQSKTEEEVQSKTEEEVQSKTEEEVQSKTEEEVQSKTEEEVQSKTEEEVQSKTEEEFQSTMELEVQSKTEEEVQSTMELEVQSKTEEEVQSTMELEVQSKTEDEQDVESSSKQEDAAILDQEEKSSNDQGCNQVTESTDSFAEAESEDQPANIEEGQDIQSEATDSTELIEHLKPSGSTEPTNDLLEDLEQSTDLTDFVQQHLFGGDLSPPLTRSGIHSSSQTQTFLNSESRVDDEEDEQVAAEVPPVFTSQKSTASVTSSEPTGTDSHSVVSVNDSEELSSPASDEEDDDEEEEDSDVEDDGEEEEEDSGSEVEIIEEVQGNGRLPPLQSSSVFVPQEHANFLTTLSEQEAAEFSLIAPGAEMKMVEEEMEGEVVMVRLGADEGEMEADEDEGQGSTYMQLKPSTTLLVPLELVEEQHDLVDSAQLCLPELQETVVPEDPRCDAHSDFSLMLDMDEVGDKEADMLSIKSDLQSTNAPTHAPIVEATDELVAKPEVILLGTDDQDAQLSGEASEEDIRKEIDTLAGIELDSPTNSELQTDLQNEHTETNQKVEDAEEQMDAGLVELAEDPEPATLSVSDPTPVEELPAVADGKDSEDLAEMKVDAVEEKVEEEEDKPTPAEDQKEPEENGLVEMEEVAHSAETATSVEEEEQQQDYGSSADTEEDNKEEEKEPEENGLVEMEEVAHSAETATSVEEEEQQQDYGSSADTEEDNKEEEKEPEENGLVEMEEVAHSAETATSVEEEEEQQQQQDYGSSADTEEDNKEEEKEPESKSRTRGRRRKDEDVEEEKPVQQPEEQPVPETPTSQRKKKAPSTPTRRTTRGRRTVTFISLLPEEVEVSEEDGNVEEAETSSVVTASPTRRRGRPKKETIVQPSPTRRSTRRAQLEPPTDEAEQVEAMDNDTAVASTSTASSPGRQRVSQRAAPRTSSQRTQRGSEEVPAATEAKIEVEEQEDEVTDRKVSRRTSSKTPTPAKRRTTQENTPRRSSRRILSSSEVTQTPLAMVKEEKEQDEEVFASPVKRSTRKIKMEPLEPSLQEEEESKKRQMSSPGRTTRQSNRISLNVYPQVKLVPVSLPQSARKMREENIKANEDVLEPKLNSIAGHTNSHRPTRSKLWDHPEEDLPLLDSPLEVDSETPVADALIKRLQDEEEKQEGGVVVRKMVRSSKRSKKSSVEQVDSLPPVNDSLVPEPEVDEISPGEHSFIYSPSRRRTRAPKVESPGPSERLSAPVTRNRRRAASVTPQDELASEQDDVEVEKAASVSKTRKTGKRTAKSKTVLEPPLLAEVDLISPLPSPADPLPRAQKRTKEVEAPTSSVNLRRKRIMDTVYTKPVTRRKKL; this is encoded by the exons ATGCATGACCTGACTGCCCAAGTCACCAGCAGCCTGCTGCCATTCCCAGGAGTGACTGTAGATGCTCTGGGAGAGGATGAGATCACTTTGGACTCTGTGCTTCATGGGAGGTTCACTACTG GTCGTGGTGGGCTGGCTTGGATGGCCTGTGGCCCCCAGCTGGAGGTTGTCAGTGCAGTGACAGGAGAGCGGCTGTCTGCATACTGCTTCAGCGGTGGAGGGGAACACCTACCTGGTGTCCTTGCTGCAAGAGATTTCAGCTGGCTCAAACG GACTGGATTGCTTGTTGGCTTGGAGGAATCAGAGGGCAGTGTGCTGTGTCTATATGACTTGGGACTGTCGAGGGTAGTCAAAGCTGTGGTTATACCAGGCAGG ATTACCGCCATTGAGCCGTTAGTGAGTTATGGCGGAGCAAGCGCCTCCACCCAGCACCTCCACCAGAGTCTGCGTTGGTTCTTTGGCATTGCCGCCGTCGTAACTGATCTTGGTCACGTCCTGCTAGTGGACCTGTGTCTCGATGACCTGTCCTGCAGCCAAAGTGAGCTAGAGGCTTCAG ACCTGCAGGTAGTGACCAAATCTCCAGGAGAGATCCCCAGGCTTAGAGAAGTCAGTAATCGACAGGGCAGACATCTTTGCCTCCAGCTAAATGGGCCCAGTGGAGTTGGAGCTACAGCTCTGCAGTACATCCCCAGGACCAACCACCTGGCTGTGGGATTTTCTGATGGATACTTGCAGTTGTGGAACATGAAGTCTCTAAAAAAAGA ATACCACTCCCAGTTAGATGGTGGCAGGGTGCCTGTGCATGCCTTTACCTTTCAGGAGCCAGAAAATGACCCCAGGAACTGCTGCTATCTCTGGGCTGTCCAGTCTTCTCAGGACCT TGAGGGTGATATGGTCAGCCTCCGCCTACTTCAGCTGGCCTTCAGTGAACGAAAGTGTCTAGCTTCTGGGAAGATCCTCTATGAG GGTCTGGAGTACTGTGAGGAGCGTTACAGTCAGGAGTTAAGTGGTACAGCATTTCCTCTCAGGGCTCAGACCACTAACACCCGCCTGCTCAGTTGCCAGACCATCGAGAAGTTCCGACCCCATCCTGACAGGGATGACAGCATGAATGAAG tttcatctcCAGACACCAGTGTGTCTATTTTCAGCTGGCAAGTTAAGGCCTACGGTCAAGGCACCCCGTCCACCTTTATCGGAGTTTTTGACATTAACCGCTGGTACCACGCACAAATGCCGGACTCATTAAG aacgGGGGAGTCTCTGCACAATTGTCCCTACCTGGCAGTTTGGTCTCTGGACCCAGTGGTGCAGATGGTGTCTCCTCACATCCTGCTGGATGTGGTTGTGCATGAGCGCAGCCTGAGCAGGGGCATGCCCTTAACCTGCCCCCCACCAGAACAATACTTTAACTCTACCACGTACAACTTTG ATGCTACCTGCTTGCTTAACTCTGGAATTGTGCACTTAACCTGCTCTGGGTATCAGAAAGAG ACCCTGAGCTTTTTGAAGAAAGCTGCTCCTTGTTccagtgacatcatctccacTAGCTACTCACGCTGCCTCATGTCCGGCCTACTCTCATCTCGCCTGGCTGACACCCAGGCCTCCAGCCTCTCTCAG GAGGAGCAGCTGGATGCCATCTTATCCACAGCTGTAGAGACCAGCTCTTTGGGACTTATTACTGGCTGTATCAAGCAGTGGACTGCAGAGG AACAACCGGGCTCTGCACTGAATCTACGTTACATCCTGGATTGGGCTTGGAACAAAGTAGTCCAGACCAAGGAGGAACTGGATGGCATCT GTGCACCACTGTTTGACAGCTCATCCAACTTCACAGACCCTCAGACCATGCAGCTGCTACAGCACAGCCAGAGACTGCTGGGTAACCTCAGTACGATCTTCCACTGTCTGCTCAGTGAAGCTCAGGAGCTCACCCAAAAAG GTCTCTTGGGTCTGATTAACAAGAACATGGTGTCCAGTCTAATTTCCAAGTATGCTGAAGTCGTCCTCTGGTTCTGTCGCACAGGCCTGCTGCCTGAGGGATCAG ACGATGACGCTCTCCAGATCTCCAGGCCTTTTTACACCCACTCAGTCATCAGCAGCTATTATACTATTCGCAGAGAGGAGCTCACCAGgctggctaa GAGCAAGTGGTGTGCAGACTGCCTGATGATTGATGGTTTGGTTGGCCAGTGTGGTGAACACTTGACCAACCTGTGGAAAAGGGATGAAGGTGGGACAGGGCAATACCCACCACCTACATTGCAT GCCTTGCTGGATATTTATCTACTGGACAGCATCGACGAAGCCGTCAAACATGCAATT GTGATTTACCTGCTGCTGGATGTCATGTACTCCTTCCCTAATAAGGAGGGAGCATCAGTTGAGTCTTTCCCCACAGCGTTTGCGATCCCTATTGGACTGGTCAAACTAGTGCAAGGCCTCTGGCTGCTGGACCATCGTGACCACCAG AGTTCCTTCGAGCGGCTTCTGCATCCTGCCGCTTCTCAGTGTCATTTTGAGTGGCAGCACGAGCGTGTCTTGCAAGCCCTGATGTGCCAGGGTCAACACTCGATGGCACTACGATACTTCCATGTAACAAAGTCCCCAATATCATCCACCTCCCAGGCAaaactctgtctctctgtactgCTACACAACAG GTGTCTCATAGAGGCGTGGTCATTACTTCGGCAGCACTCGAACCATCTCAACATGAGCGAACTAATGGGCTTCTTGTATGAGAGCTGCCAGGAGCTGGGCCTCATCAAGGAGCTGCTCAAACTGCCCTTGGGCCTCGCTGAACAG GAATGTTTGGAGAAGTTTCTTCAGGGTACAGGGGGTCTCCAGAACAGAGAACTACTGATGGTCCATTACCTTCAGCAGGCCAACTATATACCTGCCCTCCAACTCAACCACAGCCTCAAGATAAACCTAGTG AATGAGCGAGACCCAAAACTTAAAGAAAGAAGCAACACCAGGAACTCTATATTGGATCAGTATGGCAAAGTTTTGCCCAGAGTCCAGAGGAAACTGGCAATGGAGAGGGCCAAACCCTACCAGCATCCCTTCACCATCCACAAAGAAG TGTCTCGGCCGCAGCCACTGTCAACCATCACTAAGCGCTCCACCAGTGAGAAGGTGATGTCCAGGGCTGGCTTCTTTAACAATGTTCTAACCAAGATTGAAGAGGTATGGTTAGGAAAAGGAGCCACACCACAGTCCTCCCCTGCCAAGAG CTCCAGGGCAGCTGAAATTTTGAGCCCAAGTCCTAGGCCTTCTTCGCAGGCCCCTCCTGATCCGTTCCTGGGAACTCCAATCACCATGTCCTCCAAACGAAAGTCAAG GCTGATAGACTTGGTGGTTCATCCCTCCTGTCTGACCCCTCGGCCTCTTCTCAGCCCTCCCAGAGCCCCCAGCTCTTGGGTTTCTCCAAAAAGCAACAGCAAGGCCCTTGAACTTAGTCTGCTGCAGACACCACAGGTTGTGAAG CGAGCTCGAGCCTTGGCTGCTTCTGGCCCTGTGTTTTCAGCCTACAACCCGCCGTCTATCCTGCGCAGCAGCCTGAGGCCCACTCCTGTCGGCACCCCGTCTGCATCTCCAGGGCGCTCTATCACCCCTCCGCTCCGCAGCAAAGAGAGCAGGATCACCTTTATTGAAGAGGCAGCATCTCCTGAACCAGAAAAAGACATCTGCTGGACCAATGGG ATGGCAGCAGACAATGAGATTAGCTTGCTGACCAAAGGCTCCACGCTGTCTAAGGCTACACGCAAGACCTGGTCCTTACAGCCtgctgaggaggaagaagatggagATGAGGAAGCGGAACAACCTCGTGTAAAGTTCTTGCCACCTGAGGGTGGAATTCCCTCACCAGAACTGAGATGCTCTGAGAGTGAGTCATCCTCCATCCATGAAGTCGCTGAAGAGACTAGACCATCAGATACCTCGCAAGCACGTATTAGCTTAAGCTTTAACACCAGCAAGATATCTGTCCAGTCAGCAGACGACACTCTTGAATACTATGATGCACCTCTCTCAGAAGAACAGGAAGGACAAGAGGGACATACAGTAACAGATAAGGAAGACAAAGTAGTGATAGTGAACTTCAAAACTCCAACGGAAGAAGAGGAACCAGAGCAAACTACTGAGCAAACTCCTCTTGTGACATCAGAATATTTACAGATGGAAGGTCAGGAGCTGAAGGGAAATGAAACTTTTGAGGACGTGATGGAGGTCAGTCTTGAACCGGAGGATATAAACGAAGAAGTTCAGTCTAAAACGGAGGAAGAAGTTCAGTCTAAAACGGAGGAGGAAGTTCAGTctaaaacagaagaagaagttcAGTCTAAAACGGAGGAAGAAGTTCAGTCtaaaacagaggaagaagtTCAGTCtaaaacagaggaagaagtTCAGTCtaaaacagaggaagaagtTCAGTCTAAAACAGAGGAAGAATTTCAGTCTACAATGGAGCTTGAAGTTCAGTCtaaaacagaggaagaagtTCAGTCTACAATGGAGCTTGAAGTTCAGTCtaaaacagaggaagaagtTCAGTCTACAATGGAGCTTGAAGTTCAGTCTAAAACAGAGGATGAACAGGATGTTGAGTCAAGTAGCAAACAAGAAGATGCTGCAATTCTTGACCAAGAAGAGAAATCCAGTAATGATCAAG GTTGTAACCAGGTCACTGAGAGCACAGATTCTTTTGCTGAAGCAGAATCTGAGGATCAGCCTGCTAATATTGAGGAGGGGCAGGACATCCAGTCAGAGGCCACCGACTCCACAGAGTTGATTGAGCACCTGAAACCATCTGGATCCACTGAACCCACAAATGACCTGTTAGAGGATCTGGAGCAATCAACAG aTCTGACAGATTTCGTGCAACAACATCTGTTTGGCGGTgatctgtctcctcctctcacccGTTCAGGAATCCACAGCTCATCACAGACCCAGACATTCTTAAACAG TGAGTCCCGAGTcgatgatgaagaggatgagcAGGTCGCTGCCGAAGTTCCCCCAGTGTTCACCAGCCAGAAATCTACTGCCTCTGTGACCTCTTCAGAGCCAACCGGCACAGACTCCCACT CTGTTGTGAGTGTAAATGATAGTGAAGAACTCTCCAGCCCCGCGTCTGacgaggaagatgatgatgaggaagaggaggattcTGATGTTGAAGATgatggtgaggaggaagaggaggactcGGGTAGCGAGGTGGAGATCATTGAGGAGGTCCAGGGTAATGGGAGACTTCCGCCCCTCCAGTCCAGTTCAGTCTTCGTACCCCAAGAACACGCCAACTTCTTGACAACGCTGTCAGAACAGGAGGCTGCAGAGTTTTCTCTGATTGCACCTGGAGCAGAAATGAAG ATGGTAGAAGAGGAAATGGAGGGTGAGGTGGTGATGGTGAGACTTGgagcagatgaaggagagatggaggctGATGAGGATGAAGGTCAGGGGTCGACCTACATGCAGCTCAAACCCTCCACCACTCTCCTGGTACCCCTGGAGCTTGTGGAGGAACAACATGACCTAGTGGATAGTGCTCAGCTCTGTCTTCCTGAGCTTCAGGAAACCGTTGTGCCCGAGGACCCGAGGTGTGACGCTCATAGCGACTTCTCTCTCATGCTAGATATGGACGAGGTTGGGGATAAAGAGGCGGATATGTTGTCTATCAAGAGTGATCTCCAATCCACTAACGCTCCCACCCACGCTCCAATAGTGGAGGCTACTGATGAACTTGTGGCCAAACCAGAGGTTATTCTTTTGGGCACAGATGACCAGGATGCTCAGTTGTCTGGAGAAGCATCGGAAGAAGACATCAGGAAAGAAATTGACACCTTGGCTGGAATTGAGCTTGATAGTCCAACAAACTCAGAACTCCAAACCGACCTACAGAATGAACACACTGAGACAAACCAGAAGGTGGAAGATGCTGAAGAGCAGATGGATGCTGGGTTAGTAGAGTTGGCTGAAGATCCAGAACCTGCGACTCTGTCAGTCTCTGATCCAACTCCAGTGGAGGAACTCCCAGCAGTTGCAGATGGCAAGGATAGTGAAGATCTTGCGGAAATGAAAGTTGATGCTGTAGAGGAGaaagtagaggaggaggaggacaaacCAACACCTGCCGAAGATCAGAAAGAGCCAGAAGAGAACGGGCTTGTTGAGATGGAAGAAGTTGCCCACAGTGCAGAGACGGCGACctcagtggaggaggaggagcagcagcaggactaCGGATCCTCAGCAGACACAGAAGAGGATaacaaggaagaagagaaagagccAGAAGAGAACGGGCTTGTTGAGATGGAAGAAGTTGCCCACAGTGCAGAGACGGCGACctcagtggaggaggaggagcagcagcaggactaCGGATCCTCAGCAGACACAGAAGAGGATaacaaggaagaagagaaagagccAGAAGAGAACGGGCTTGTTGAGATGGAAGAAGTTGCCCACAGTGCAGAGACGGCGACctcagtggaggaggaggaggagcagcagcagcagcaggactaTGGATCCTCAGCAGACACCGAGGAGGATaacaaggaagaagagaaagagccAGAATCTAAAAGTAGAACAAggggaagaaggagaaaagatgaagaTGTTGAAGAGGAGAAACCTGTGCAGCAGCCAGAGGAACAGCCTGTGCCAGAGACCCCCACCTCtcaaaggaagaagaaagctCCTTCTACCCCTACAAGGAGGACCACAAGAGGGAGGAGGACTGTTACCTTTATTTCTCTCCTTCCAGAGGAGGTAGAGGTGTCAGAGGAGGATGGTAATGTAGAGGAGGCAGAAACGAGCTCAGTGGTCACTGCCTCGCCTACTCGCAGAAGGGGTAGAccgaaaaaagaaacaatagtCCAACCCAGCCCAACTCGAAGAAGTACCCGCAGAGCTCAGCTCGAGCCTCCTACAGATGAGGCTGAGCAGGTGGAGGCCATGGACAACGATACTGCAGTTGCAAGTACCTCCACGGCCTCTTCGCCAGGCAGACAACGCGTTTCACAGAGAGCCGCTCCAAGGACAAGCAGTCAAAGGACTCAAAGGGGTAGTGAGGAGGTGCCTGCAGCCACAGAAGCTAAAATTGAAGTGGAGGAACAAGAGGATGAGGTCACAGATAGAAAGGTTTCTCGGCGAACAAGCTCCAAGACTCCCACCCCAGCCAAACGCAGAACCACTCAGGAAAACACTCCGAGGAGGTCTAGCAGAAGAATATTGAGCAGCAGTGAGGTGACGCAAACACCATTAGCGATggtgaaagaggagaaggaacaGGACGAGGAGGTCTTCGCTTCACCTGTCAAACGCAGCACCAGAAAAATTAAGATGGAACCACTGGAGCCTTcactgcaggaggaggaagagagcaaGAAACGGCAAATGTCCAGCCCCGGCAGGACAACTCGTCAGTCCAACCGTATCTCCCTGAATGTTTATCCACAA gTGAAACTGGTTCCTGTATCACTTCCTCAGAGTGCAAGGAAGATGAGAGAAGAGAACATAAAAGCGAATGAAGATGTGCTCGAGCCCAAACTTAACAGCATTGCTGGTCACACCAACTCCCACCGACCAACTAGAAGCAAACTCTGGGACCACCCAGAGGAAGACCTTCCCTTACTGGATTCACCATTGGAGGTGGATTCTGAAACCCCTGTTGCGGACGCCCTGATCAAGAGACTCCAGGATGAGGAAGAGAAGCAGGAAG gAGGAGTCGTCGTCAGAAAGATGGTTAGATCCAGCAAGAGGAGTAAAAAGTCATCAGTGGAGCAGGTCGACTCGCTGCCTCCTGTGAATGACAGCCTGGTCCCAGAACCTGAAGTAGATGAGATTAGCCCAGGCGAGCACTCATTTATCTACTCTCCCTCACGAAGAAGAACAAGAG CTCCTAAAGTAGAGTCTCCCGGCCCGAGTGAACGGCTTTCAGCGCCTGTTACTCGCAACAGAAGAAGAGCTGCCTCTGTTACTCCTCAG gaTGAACTTGCTTCAGAACAAGATGATGTGGAAGTGGAGAAAGCAGCAAGTGTTTCTAAAACCAGAAAAACTGGCAAACGAACAGCCAA ATCCAAAACTGTTTTGGAGCCGCCTCTGTTGGCAGAGGTGGACCTGATCTCGCCTCTGCCTAGCCCAGCTGATCCGCTCCCCAGAGCACAGAAGAGGACTAAGGAAGTAGAGGCCCCAACTTCAAGTGTTAACCTTCGACGAAAACGCATAATGGACACCGTTTACACCAAACCCGTCACCCGGAGAAAGAAACTTTAA